From the bacterium genome, one window contains:
- a CDS encoding ROK family protein: MADLFIGVDVGGTNIKTGLVTEDGVILTEKKVPTHADKGHEYILKHIAGIVNDLKKGENVKGAGIGMPGQVDFKRGIFLAGPNLPGCRNVHIVEAMEKELSMPVILDNDANLAALAEFSAGAAKGFDSGMLVTLGTGVGGGIIINGEIFHGASGAAGEFGHIIVKTDGPVCSCGRRGCVEAFAGTPALLRSLQEKLDKGRVSVLKDVPPDKRTPKLLSEAAQKGDEAAIEVFSEAGFYLGVGLANVINLLELQRIVVGGGVANAGNFILDPARESFYKTALKDSVKGVEIVPAKLGNSAGLVGAAEMVKRKVRKGNF; this comes from the coding sequence ATGGCGGATCTGTTTATCGGCGTAGATGTAGGCGGTACTAATATAAAGACCGGCCTTGTTACAGAAGATGGTGTAATTTTAACTGAAAAGAAAGTTCCCACTCATGCTGATAAGGGGCATGAGTATATTTTAAAACATATTGCAGGTATTGTTAATGACCTTAAGAAAGGTGAGAATGTAAAAGGTGCCGGTATAGGCATGCCCGGGCAGGTTGATTTTAAAAGAGGAATTTTTTTAGCAGGGCCAAATCTTCCGGGCTGCAGGAACGTTCATATTGTAGAGGCTATGGAAAAAGAGCTTTCTATGCCTGTAATACTTGATAATGATGCTAATCTTGCAGCACTTGCTGAATTCTCGGCAGGAGCAGCAAAAGGATTTGACAGCGGTATGCTTGTAACCCTCGGCACAGGAGTAGGAGGCGGAATTATTATCAACGGAGAGATATTCCATGGAGCTTCCGGTGCTGCAGGGGAATTCGGCCACATAATAGTAAAAACAGACGGGCCTGTGTGTTCATGCGGCAGAAGAGGATGTGTTGAAGCGTTCGCAGGCACTCCTGCTCTTTTGCGCAGCCTGCAGGAAAAACTTGATAAGGGACGCGTCTCTGTATTAAAGGATGTTCCTCCTGATAAGCGGACTCCAAAACTTTTAAGTGAAGCTGCACAAAAGGGAGACGAAGCTGCAATTGAGGTTTTTTCAGAGGCGGGTTTTTATCTTGGGGTAGGGCTTGCGAATGTCATTAATCTGCTGGAACTGCAGAGGATTGTTGTGGGCGGAGGTGTTGCAAATGCAGGGAATTTTATTCTTGATCCTGCAAGGGAATCTTTTTATAAAACAGCTCTTAAAGACAGTGTAAAAGGTGTTGAAATTGTTCCTGCAAAACTTGGAAACAGTGCAGGCCTGGTCGGAGCTGCAGAAATGGTTAAAAGAAAAGTGAGGAAAGGAAACTTTTAA
- a CDS encoding nucleotidyl transferase AbiEii/AbiGii toxin family protein: TSRMKDYYDILFLAENNDFILQKLKMAIEATFTRRETDLGSRFFIYRSDYISEKEKMWKVFLNRIGIERRVDFSQVIKMIEKFLEPVIVADKKEENLIWDSRAWSWRAASLPE, encoded by the coding sequence CTACCAGTCGTATGAAAGATTATTATGATATTTTATTTTTGGCGGAAAATAATGACTTCATATTACAGAAACTTAAAATGGCAATTGAGGCTACTTTTACCCGAAGAGAAACAGATTTAGGAAGCCGCTTTTTTATCTATAGGTCAGATTATATCTCAGAGAAAGAAAAGATGTGGAAAGTGTTTCTTAATAGAATTGGAATTGAAAGAAGAGTTGATTTCTCACAGGTTATTAAAATGATTGAAAAGTTTTTAGAACCTGTGATTGTAGCAGACAAGAAAGAAGAAAATTTAATTTGGGATTCAAGGGCTTGGTCATGGAGAGCAGCTTCTCTCCCGGAATGA